One genomic segment of Paenibacillus sp. FSL H8-0332 includes these proteins:
- a CDS encoding SDR family NAD(P)-dependent oxidoreductase — MRNFIIFGASKGLGEAFVKALPVPGDQVWVVSRTYPDSMKLEDGVQRTWIEADLAKPDAAGRIAESLNGVTLDVFIYNVGVWESKGFSDDYDFEQDDPAEIASIININVTSAITCIQKLLPNLKQSAHANIIFIGSTAGLDHNDYTQVSFAASKFGLRGIANAIREHVKPYGIGVTIINPGEIATQIPLEAGVEPVLSAYNGTQIPLQDIVSLVQCVMNLSKASCVKEINIPAMLDTNA, encoded by the coding sequence ATGCGAAACTTTATTATTTTCGGAGCAAGCAAGGGCTTGGGAGAGGCCTTCGTCAAGGCGCTGCCGGTGCCGGGCGATCAGGTCTGGGTGGTCTCAAGAACATACCCGGACAGCATGAAGCTGGAGGATGGGGTTCAGCGGACCTGGATTGAGGCTGACTTGGCGAAGCCGGATGCTGCGGGGCGAATTGCAGAATCATTGAACGGCGTTACCCTGGACGTATTCATCTATAATGTTGGCGTATGGGAGAGCAAGGGGTTCAGCGATGACTATGATTTTGAGCAGGATGATCCGGCTGAGATTGCCAGTATCATTAATATTAATGTGACTTCGGCGATTACGTGTATCCAGAAGCTTTTGCCGAATCTGAAGCAGTCTGCGCATGCCAACATTATCTTCATCGGTTCTACGGCAGGCCTGGATCATAATGACTACACCCAGGTATCATTTGCCGCGTCCAAGTTCGGTCTGCGCGGGATTGCCAATGCCATCAGGGAGCATGTGAAGCCGTACGGCATCGGGGTGACTATCATTAATCCAGGGGAGATTGCTACTCAGATTCCATTGGAGGCCGGGGTGGAGCCCGTCTTGTCTGCCTACAACGGCACGCAGATTCCGCTTCAGGATATCGTATCCCTGGTGCAATGCGTCATGAACCTGTCCAAGGCTTCTTGTGTGAAGGAAATCAACATCCCAGCAATGTTGGATACGAATGCGTAA
- a CDS encoding RtcB family protein yields MAYQNIDGVRVWGKPDDGALVQARMCAENGNVVQTLLMADHHKGYSQPIGGVVVYDGQISPSGVGYDIGCGNKAVRTGLKIEELWPRLSGIMDEIARRISFGIGRVNNERVEHELFDDPDWAVFKAVGSGVHDKLKALAQNQLGTVGSGNHFVDILEEEATGRVWIANHFGSRGFGHKTASGFLNLAAGRDFLANAPGEKMDQPPVLLDLNSELGDMYYRAMKLAGRYAYAGRDYVIQQVLAILGTEADLEVHNHHNYAWKETHHGKEVVVVRKGATPSAPGQMGFIGGSMGDISVIVRGKDSEENRDAYYSTVHGAGRIMSRTQAAGRMNYKTRTRSGGQITTAQMLEAVRQFGVVLRGAGTDESPFVYRKLQEVLDAHAGTIEVMHVLKPVGVCMAGADEFDPYKD; encoded by the coding sequence ATGGCTTATCAGAATATTGACGGTGTGCGGGTGTGGGGGAAGCCGGACGACGGCGCGCTGGTGCAGGCACGGATGTGTGCGGAGAACGGGAATGTGGTGCAGACCCTGCTCATGGCAGATCATCATAAAGGCTACAGCCAGCCGATCGGCGGCGTTGTCGTATACGATGGACAGATCTCCCCGTCTGGCGTGGGTTACGATATCGGGTGCGGGAATAAGGCGGTGCGGACCGGCTTGAAGATAGAGGAGCTGTGGCCGCGGCTCTCAGGGATTATGGATGAGATTGCCCGCAGAATCTCCTTCGGCATAGGCCGGGTTAATAACGAGCGTGTGGAACACGAGCTGTTCGATGACCCGGATTGGGCGGTGTTTAAGGCGGTGGGCAGCGGAGTACATGATAAGCTGAAGGCCCTGGCGCAGAATCAGCTCGGTACGGTCGGCAGCGGCAACCACTTCGTAGATATACTTGAAGAAGAGGCAACCGGCCGGGTATGGATTGCCAATCATTTCGGCAGCAGAGGGTTCGGGCATAAGACAGCGAGCGGGTTCCTTAACCTGGCAGCAGGCAGAGACTTTCTGGCGAATGCCCCAGGGGAAAAGATGGATCAGCCGCCCGTTCTGCTCGACCTGAACAGTGAGCTGGGCGATATGTATTACAGAGCCATGAAGCTGGCCGGTCGCTATGCTTATGCGGGAAGAGACTATGTCATCCAGCAGGTCTTGGCGATTCTGGGAACGGAAGCGGATCTGGAGGTGCACAACCATCATAACTATGCCTGGAAAGAGACACATCACGGTAAGGAAGTCGTCGTTGTTCGCAAAGGGGCAACTCCATCCGCACCGGGCCAGATGGGCTTCATCGGCGGGAGCATGGGAGATATCTCCGTAATCGTCCGGGGTAAGGACAGCGAGGAGAACCGGGATGCTTATTACAGCACTGTTCATGGAGCAGGACGGATTATGAGCCGGACCCAGGCAGCGGGCCGTATGAACTATAAAACCCGTACCCGCAGCGGCGGTCAAATTACGACAGCGCAAATGCTGGAGGCGGTCCGGCAGTTCGGCGTAGTGCTGCGCGGCGCGGGGACGGACGAGAGTCCTTTTGTCTACCGGAAGCTTCAAGAGGTGCTGGATGCGCACGCCGGGACCATTGAGGTCATGCATGTTCTGAAGCCGGTGGGCGTATGTATGGCTGGCGCGGATGAGTTCGATCCGTATAAGGATTGA